From Candidatus Pedobacter colombiensis, one genomic window encodes:
- a CDS encoding DUF932 domain-containing protein, translating to MAHNLNYNEKTEKYSFFSTKEKAWHNLGTIVQDYPTSAEAIKFAGLDYVVEKRPLFTVDKSNLDTFKDPDADDYFDELTAGILVPNYFATLRTDTDDVLGVVGKDYEIVQNVQAFDFFDSIVGGGEGILYETAGALGKGERIFITAKLPDYIRVGRNDCIEKYLFLTTSHDGLGSITAAFTPIRIVCNNTLNAAMRNKTNCIRIKHTSNVQYRLKIAHTLLGLTNQLANELEQVYNNWATIRITDSKLKELIQVAMSPNKETTEALRSGQLDEFSTLYKNTVENVLEYAMSSPSQQQETTKGTLFGAYNSITGYYQNVCNYKDDESKLKSIMYGTGLKRGQKAFDLCTDFAKNGNTILSEHDY from the coding sequence ATGGCACATAACTTAAATTACAACGAAAAAACAGAAAAATATAGCTTTTTCAGCACTAAAGAAAAAGCATGGCACAATTTAGGCACAATTGTACAAGACTATCCAACTAGCGCCGAGGCCATCAAGTTTGCGGGCTTGGATTATGTTGTTGAAAAGCGCCCCTTATTTACGGTTGATAAATCCAATTTAGATACTTTTAAAGACCCCGATGCGGATGATTATTTTGACGAATTGACTGCGGGTATTTTAGTGCCTAATTATTTCGCCACGCTGCGGACTGATACCGATGATGTGCTGGGCGTAGTCGGTAAAGATTATGAGATAGTACAGAATGTACAAGCATTTGATTTTTTTGACAGTATTGTTGGTGGTGGAGAAGGTATTTTGTATGAAACAGCCGGGGCATTGGGCAAAGGTGAGCGCATATTTATTACCGCTAAACTGCCCGATTATATTCGTGTAGGTCGAAACGATTGCATAGAAAAATATCTTTTCCTTACAACTTCTCACGATGGTTTAGGTTCTATTACCGCTGCATTTACGCCTATTCGCATCGTTTGTAACAACACTTTAAACGCAGCAATGCGCAATAAAACCAACTGTATACGTATTAAACACACTTCCAACGTACAGTACCGATTAAAAATAGCTCATACACTTCTAGGATTAACCAATCAGTTAGCCAATGAATTGGAACAAGTTTATAACAATTGGGCTACAATCAGAATTACAGATAGTAAACTGAAAGAATTAATTCAGGTTGCTATGTCTCCTAATAAAGAAACTACCGAGGCGTTACGCTCTGGTCAGTTAGACGAATTTTCAACTTTGTATAAAAATACCGTTGAGAACGTATTGGAGTATGCAATGTCCAGCCCATCCCAACAGCAGGAAACCACAAAAGGTACTTTGTTTGGTGCATATAATTCAATCACAGGCTACTATCAAAATGTGTGCAATTACAAGGATGATGAAAGTAAACT
- a CDS encoding histone H1: MKKFLDLKTLILTSERDARKFYEKGNKTAGTRLRKSLLIARNLTQNIRIEVSNRKNAK; this comes from the coding sequence ATGAAAAAATTCCTTGATTTAAAAACCTTAATCCTAACTAGCGAAAGGGATGCTCGTAAATTTTATGAAAAGGGTAACAAAACTGCCGGAACTAGATTGCGTAAGTCATTATTGATAGCTAGAAATCTTACCCAAAATATTCGCATAGAGGTCAGCAACCGAAAAAACGCAAAATAG